In Corynebacterium aquatimens, one genomic interval encodes:
- a CDS encoding HesB/IscA family protein produces MTAPASTTGVNLTDAAAAKAKALLDQEGRNDLSLRIAVQPGGCAGLRYQLYFDDRDLDGDKADVIGGVRLVVDKMSVPYLMGAVIDFADTIEQQGFTIDNPNASGSCACGDSFN; encoded by the coding sequence TGAACCTGACGGACGCGGCGGCTGCCAAGGCAAAGGCGCTCTTGGACCAAGAGGGTCGCAACGACTTGTCGCTGCGTATCGCTGTGCAGCCAGGCGGCTGCGCAGGTCTGCGTTACCAGCTGTACTTCGATGACCGCGATCTTGACGGCGATAAGGCTGACGTGATCGGCGGCGTTCGCCTCGTCGTGGACAAGATGAGCGTGCCGTACCTCATGGGTGCCGTGATTGATTTCGCGGACACCATTGAGCAGCAGGGCTTCACCATCGACAACCCCAACGCGTCTGGTTCCTGCGCCTGCGGCGACTCCTTCAACTAA